Proteins encoded within one genomic window of Bacteroidales bacterium:
- a CDS encoding Ldh family oxidoreductase codes for MATASYLRLFTARAFESMGVPPDDAALVADVFVRAEERGIPSHGMLRLKDYYLLWKEKRIKADPHIRIVHESPSTAVIDADRAIGMVAAARSMRLAIEKANSCGTGWVATRNSNHFGIAGYYAMMALPHDMIGITLCNANPLVAPTFSVSRLLGTNPIAVAIPAGKYPAFVADFATTPIARGKLAIAAKKEEKVPLGYVQDALGYPSDDPDILRRGGAMLPLGSDRIHGSHKGYCLSALVDIFSSLLSGANFGPFVPPSIAYLPLPQNQPGLGTGHFFGAMRIDAFRPAEEFKAMMDLWIETFKKAKPAEGQERVYIPGEIEREAEEKAAREGITILPAVINDVKEVASALGIEFNPD; via the coding sequence ATGGCAACAGCATCCTATCTTCGCCTGTTTACCGCCAGGGCATTTGAGTCAATGGGAGTTCCACCCGACGATGCAGCCCTTGTTGCTGATGTTTTTGTCAGGGCGGAAGAACGTGGCATCCCTTCCCACGGTATGCTGCGATTGAAAGATTATTATCTGCTCTGGAAAGAAAAGCGGATTAAAGCAGATCCGCACATCCGTATTGTCCATGAATCTCCATCTACTGCGGTTATTGATGCGGATAGGGCCATTGGAATGGTTGCTGCGGCGCGGTCCATGCGGCTGGCCATTGAAAAGGCAAATTCGTGCGGAACCGGATGGGTAGCTACCCGCAATTCAAATCATTTCGGCATTGCAGGATATTATGCCATGATGGCTCTTCCTCATGACATGATCGGTATTACCCTTTGTAATGCCAATCCTTTGGTCGCACCGACCTTTTCAGTGAGCCGCCTGCTGGGAACCAATCCGATTGCTGTTGCTATACCGGCAGGGAAATATCCGGCATTTGTAGCTGACTTTGCCACAACCCCCATTGCCCGGGGTAAACTTGCCATTGCGGCTAAAAAAGAAGAAAAAGTTCCTCTGGGATATGTTCAGGATGCCCTTGGGTATCCTTCGGATGACCCCGATATTCTCAGGCGCGGAGGAGCAATGCTTCCCCTGGGAAGTGACAGGATACATGGAAGCCACAAAGGCTATTGCCTCAGTGCCCTGGTTGATATCTTTTCCTCTCTGCTGTCAGGAGCCAATTTTGGGCCTTTCGTTCCCCCGTCCATTGCTTATCTGCCGCTGCCTCAGAATCAGCCGGGACTCGGTACCGGCCACTTTTTCGGAGCCATGCGCATTGATGCCTTCCGCCCTGCCGAGGAATTCAAAGCAATGATGGACCTGTGGATTGAAACCTTCAAAAAGGCAAAACCCGCTGAAGGACAGGAAAGAGTTTATATTCCGGGGGAAATTGAACGAGAAGCGGAAGAAAAAGCCGCCCGCGAAGGAATTACCATCCTCCCGGCAGTGATCAACGACGTGAAAGAAGTAGCTTCCGCCCTTGGCATTGAATTCAATCCTGACTGA
- a CDS encoding SDR family oxidoreductase translates to MIAVITGATSGIGKAIAFQLAGQGYDLILTGRRKKLLDEISQTLASEFGIRVLPLCFDIRKREETEKYLGHLPPEWQDVDVLINNAGLAAGFHPIHEGDIADWEQMIDTNIKGLLYATRFIAPLMTARRAGHIVNISSIAGKEVYPNGNVYCATKHAVEGLTRGMRIDLLPYGIKVTSVSPGAVETEFSLVRFKGDEKRAKEVYKGYQPLKAEDVAEAVWFALSRPPHVNINDILIMPAAQANAVFFDRK, encoded by the coding sequence ATGATTGCAGTCATAACAGGTGCCACTTCAGGAATAGGCAAAGCCATTGCCTTTCAGCTGGCCGGACAGGGATACGATCTCATTCTCACCGGACGAAGGAAAAAACTGCTGGATGAAATAAGCCAAACCCTTGCTTCTGAATTTGGGATCAGGGTTCTTCCCCTGTGTTTCGACATCAGGAAAAGGGAAGAGACAGAAAAGTACCTTGGACATCTGCCGCCGGAATGGCAGGACGTTGATGTACTTATAAACAACGCCGGGCTGGCCGCGGGATTTCATCCCATTCATGAGGGAGACATAGCCGACTGGGAACAGATGATCGACACCAACATCAAAGGCCTTTTATATGCAACCCGTTTCATTGCGCCGCTTATGACAGCACGACGCGCCGGACACATTGTCAATATCAGCTCCATTGCGGGCAAGGAAGTATATCCCAACGGAAATGTTTACTGCGCCACCAAGCATGCTGTTGAAGGATTAACCAGGGGAATGCGAATTGACCTCCTTCCTTACGGTATAAAGGTAACCTCGGTCAGCCCGGGAGCAGTTGAAACGGAATTTTCGCTGGTCCGGTTCAAAGGCGATGAAAAGAGGGCAAAGGAAGTATATAAAGGATATCAGCCGCTGAAAGCTGAAGATGTTGCTGAGGCAGTATGGTTTGCCTTAAGCCGCCCGCCGCATGTAAACATTAACGATATATTGATTATGCCTGCAGCTCAGGCAAATGCAGTTTTTTTTGACAGGAAATAA
- a CDS encoding NADPH-dependent oxidoreductase, translating into MKETILQHRSIRRYRPDPVPPDVLSQILEAGTRASTTGNMQVYSMIVTTDPGLRQKLWEAHFKQNMVLEAPVHITFCADFNRFSKWCLYRDAEPGYDNFLSFFTAAIDALLVSENVALAAEAHGLGICYLGTVTYMAKKFSEILQLPGLVVPVAAMVMGTPAEDPPLTDRLPLEAVVHNEVYHDYSPADIDNLYREKENLPASRKFVEENKKKTLAQVFTDVRYTAKDNRFFSREFLELIQDKGFMNNEG; encoded by the coding sequence ATGAAAGAAACAATTCTTCAGCATCGTTCCATTCGCAGATACAGACCTGATCCGGTTCCGCCTGATGTCCTCAGTCAGATTCTGGAGGCCGGAACGCGTGCATCCACAACAGGCAACATGCAGGTTTACAGCATGATTGTTACTACTGATCCGGGGCTCAGGCAGAAACTATGGGAAGCACATTTCAAACAGAATATGGTTCTGGAAGCTCCGGTTCACATAACATTCTGTGCTGATTTTAACCGTTTTTCCAAATGGTGCCTGTACCGGGATGCTGAACCGGGTTATGACAATTTTCTTTCCTTTTTCACAGCCGCAATCGATGCCTTGCTTGTTTCGGAAAATGTAGCACTGGCTGCTGAAGCGCATGGACTGGGAATCTGTTACCTTGGTACGGTTACCTATATGGCGAAGAAGTTCAGCGAGATATTGCAACTCCCCGGTTTGGTGGTTCCTGTGGCAGCTATGGTAATGGGAACTCCGGCCGAAGATCCGCCGCTGACCGATCGTTTACCGCTGGAAGCGGTCGTTCATAACGAAGTGTATCATGACTATTCACCGGCTGATATTGATAATTTATACAGGGAGAAGGAAAATCTGCCGGCCAGCAGGAAATTTGTGGAGGAGAATAAAAAGAAAACTCTGGCTCAGGTTTTTACCGATGTCCGTTATACGGCAAAAGACAACCGCTTCTTTTCCAGGGAGTTTCTTGAGCTGATTCAAGACAAGGGATTTATGAACAATGAAGGTTAG